GGTCCCGCCGTGGTACCGCAGGCTTCGCCAGCCGCTCACGATGGTCGTCGTCGTCGCCCTGATTGTCGCCGAGTTCGGCCAGTGAGACGCCTTTGTTTCGCCGGATCTGATGATGTTGCGATGGTGAAGGCTGAGAGCTGTTTTGCCCGACAGGTCAATCAACTTTCGCATACTCAGAACAACGTTGTCACCGACCCGCAAGTCATTGATTCCGTTATGGCCGGCTACTGTGCATGGGGTTGTTTTCGCAGTTTTTAGTTCTTGGCGCCTGAAGGCGCTGCTCAAAGCAGCGGCCGATAGACCTCGCCGATCCGCGCCGCCTCGGCGTCGAGGCTGAACTTCGCGAGCACCCGCGCCCGCCCCCGCTCGCCCATCGCCGTCGCCGCGGCCACGTCGCGCATCAGCGGCTCCAGTGCCGCAGCCAGCGCCTCGGCATCGCCGGTCGGGACCAGCACGCCGCTCACGCCATCCTCGACCACCAGCTCGGCCGCACCGGCGCGGGCGGCGACGAGCGCGCTGCCCGCGGCCATCGCCTCGATCAGCGTCAGGCCAAAGCCTTCGTTGCGCGAGGTGAAGGCGTAGATCGTCAGCCGCTGATACCAGCGCTGCACCGCTTCGATCGGCAACTCGCCGGTGATGACGATGCGTGATTGCAGGCCGGCGGCTTCGATTCGCTTTTTCAGGTCATTGGCAAAGGCGGTCTGCTCGGCCGTGACCTGCCCAACGATCGCGGCGGTGAAATCAGGATAGTGCGGCAGCAGCCGGCACATCGCGTCGACGAACACATCGGTGCCCTTCTGCGCGCGCACGCGGCCGAAGCAGCCGATGGCGTAGCGGCCCGGCAGCGCGGCCTCCGCAAAGGCCGCGGCGCGATCGCTCGGCGGCGCATAGATTTCGGTGTCGACGCCGTGCGGGATCACAGTCGCCTTCACCTTCAGGAACGAGGCCGAGAGATCTGACGTCGCGATGATCGCATCCATGCGCCGGATCAGCCAGCGCGTGATCCAGCTATGGTGCCGCTGCGCCGCCGAGGTGAACACGAGTTTCAACGGCCAGCCGAGCGCGCGCAGCACGACGC
The sequence above is drawn from the Bradyrhizobium amphicarpaeae genome and encodes:
- a CDS encoding glycosyltransferase family 4 protein, whose translation is MANSPGDLEVIVPNLHRRYSGVTATNRMVAPRLAKLYRAGWFGSHAPAGIARLSAADFLKLWRRKAPLIWHARRNNEMIAGVVLRALGWPLKLVFTSAAQRHHSWITRWLIRRMDAIIATSDLSASFLKVKATVIPHGVDTEIYAPPSDRAAAFAEAALPGRYAIGCFGRVRAQKGTDVFVDAMCRLLPHYPDFTAAIVGQVTAEQTAFANDLKKRIEAAGLQSRIVITGELPIEAVQRWYQRLTIYAFTSRNEGFGLTLIEAMAAGSALVAARAGAAELVVEDGVSGVLVPTGDAEALAAALEPLMRDVAAATAMGERGRARVLAKFSLDAEAARIGEVYRPLL